Below is a window of Planococcus rifietoensis DNA.
GCTTTATTTGGATTTTTAGTGCCGATCTTGGGCATCGGTTCCCCGACGGCTTTAATTGCGCTGATTATTTATGCGCTATTGCCGATTTTGCGCAATACTTATGCCGGCATTGTCGGAGTGGATGGATCTACCATTGAAGCAGGGCGTGGAATGGGCATGACGAGAACACAAATCCTGCGCCAGATTGAATTGCCGTTGGCGCTGCCGTTCATTATGGCCGGTATCCGCACTGCGACGGTTTTGACAGTCGGCATCGCGACGCTCGCGACTTTTGTTGGTGCTGGCGGGCTTGGTGATATCATCTATCGAGGCTTGCAATCGTACAATAATTCGCTGGTTCTAGCAGGTGCACTGCCGGTTGCCTTGTTGGCGATCGGGTTTGATTTGATTTTGAAGTGGATTGAAAAACGCGCCACGCCGAAAGGCTTGAAAACCTAATTTTAACGCTTGTGGTTTGAAGCGCGGCAGCAATATGAATGAGCAAACAGGTTCGAAACGGACCGAAAAGGGGGAAACAACATTGAAAAAAACAGCATTTGGCGTATTGCTTGGCACA
It encodes the following:
- a CDS encoding ABC transporter permease — translated: MNAFFDTLVSRQDMIQDAFIEHIYLSFVAVAIGIAIALPTGIMIARYRRFAEPIIGVTAIFQTIPSLALFGFLVPILGIGSPTALIALIIYALLPILRNTYAGIVGVDGSTIEAGRGMGMTRTQILRQIELPLALPFIMAGIRTATVLTVGIATLATFVGAGGLGDIIYRGLQSYNNSLVLAGALPVALLAIGFDLILKWIEKRATPKGLKT